From the Pseudomonadota bacterium genome, the window ACATGAGCATATGCATGGACTCCGGGATGAGAGAGACAAAATCCCAGAAGTTGTCATGGGCTGTTTGGGCTTGCGGAAATCCGCGATCGGGCTCCTGCTTGGCGGCGTGAATCAGGTCGGGGAATTTGATCGCATCCTGGATGAAAAACACCGGGATGTTGTTGCCAACCAGATCCCAATTGCCTTCTTTGGTGTAGAACTTCACCGCGAAACCACGCACATCCCGCGCCAAATCCACCGAGCCCTTGTTGCCGGCAACGGTGGAAAAGCGAACGAAGACGGGTGTTTTCTCCTTCGGGCGTTGAAAAAGGTCGGCCGCTGTGATGTCGGCCAACGATTCGTAGTTTTCGAAATAGCCGTGGGCACCGTAGCCGCGAGCGTGCACCACGCGTTCGGGAACACGTTCGTGATCGAAATGAAACAGCTTCTCGCGGAAGTGAAAATCCTCGATCAGTGTCGGTCCGCGTCGACCGACGGTGAGGGTGTTTTGATCGTCCGCGATGGGGACGCCCTGCTGGGTGGTTAATGTGGGTTGGTTATCGCTCGCGGTTTGGTGGGTGGCTCCGCCGGGCCCGAACTCAACGGTTTGATCGCCGAAGGTGGCGGGGCGGCGTTGCGTAGATTCCTGGGTTGGGTTCTTTCCGCTTTGACGCTTGCTCATGGCAACCTCCTCGTGTTCAACCAGACTGTACGATTATCATCGTGACACGTTGAGCTCCCGAGCTTCTATCGCTTAGATGTGAATCGTTTCTACACGATAATCGGTTGCTGGCCCGTCTCAGTGGCTTGGCACACGAAATTCATGAACAGCAATAAGTTGAGCGATTCGTGATGCCGGAGGGTTTTGCGCACGTCAGCCGGAGGTGCGGCATTGTCTGCGCTGGGGGTGACGCTCGCAGCAACGAGCGTGTATGGCGGGGGCATGACCTGGGCGGTTAGTTCGGCTGTTCGATTATCCTCCCGCGAGAAATGGTATAGAGGCCGGAAAGCGAATAATAGGGCATCGTTAACTGGTTAGTTCAGCTTTCGGTCTAATCGGGCGCGCGATGTCATCGGCCGCAGTCCGAGCAAGGCCTGCTGCAATGCGACCTTGTTGTGTCACGTGATTGCAAAGTGACGATGTTATAACGTAGCATTTTCGTGTTCTCGAACCGTTCTGCCCAACAGCCATCTGCTGAAATTAGGACCCGCTTTTAGATGAAACCCCGCGTTCCCCTTCATCCCCTGTGGCGAGTGCTGATTGCGGCGTGTTTCGTTTTGATGCAGGCGGCTGTTTCGGCGCACGAGGTGGAAGGGGCCTTGGCGGCCGATGATCATATCGCGTGCGATATCTGCCTCATTGCCGGCAGTCTTGGGCAAGGCGATGCGGCAAACAGTCAACCCCCGCTTTTCGATGCCGGCGCTTGTGTTCCGTTGGAACGACCCAACGCGCCCGCACCCCGTGCGTATTCCAACCCCATCCGCGCTCGCGGACCCCCTTTCCCGAACTGATATCACCCTTGAGCCGCGGCCGAGTTTCTCCGCCGCAACCGATGGATATTTTTTGGGAACTCACCATGCATACGTTCACGTGCAGGGCCATCTGTGGGATGGCTTTGATGTTGTCTTTTGTCGCGCATGCAGAAGAAGCATCGCAAACCGATCAACTGAAACAGGAAATCGAGCAGCTGCGTGTCGATTACGAGCAGCGACTCCAGGATCTGGAGCAGCGTTTGGAAGCCGCCGAGCAAGCACCTGTTGAGAGCTCAAACGAGCTTGAGCGCAGCGCGGCTGCGTCCCGCTCGACCTTGGGCACTGTCAGTTCCGGCTCGGCGTTTAATCCGCAAATGTCGCTGATACTCGACGGCAATTATTACCACGACAATGCCGAGAACAACGGCGCCGAAACCCTGGCCGAGGCCTTTGTTGCCGGTCGAGGCCATGGCCACGATGACCACGACGGTGGGCACATGCACGGGGGCGCGGAAAACGGCTTCAACCTGCGGGAGGCCGAGCTGTGGCTGAGCGCCACGGTAGACCCTTACTTCGATGCCCAAGCCACGTTGGCTATCGAGGAAGGCGGCGAGGTGGAACTGGAAGAAGCGTTTCTGGAAACACGTTTTTTGCCGGCGGGTTTTAAGATCAAGGCGGGTAAGTTCTTTAGCGATATCGGCTACGTGAATCGTCAACATCCGCACGAATGGGATTTCGTCGATCAAAACCTGGCCTACCAAAATCTGCTGGGCGGCAATTTGACCGATACCGGCATACAGCTCACCTGGTTGCCCGATTGGCCGGTCTATTCCCTGTTCGGCATCGAAGCATTTCAGGGCGATCAGGCGCAATTCGGCGCCCTGGTTGAAGACGAAGAGGAACGGGAAGAGCTGAGCCTCGCCGACGAGGACGACGGGCCGCGTTTGTTTACGGGCTTTGTCAAAATCGCGCCGGATCTGGGTTATTCCCACGCGCTTCAGCTCGGCTTATCGGTTGCCCACGCCCGCCAATCCCAACTGATTGGCGAAATTGACGAGGAAGAAGCAGGCCTTGAGGGCGACGAGACCCTGTGGGGTTTCGATGCGGTTTACAAATATGATTCGCCCGCATCGTATGGTGCAGGGGATTTTGTGGTGCAAGGTGAGTACCTCTTTAGCCATAAGGATCTGGACGTGACCGCGTTCGACCCCAACCCGAGTCTGGTGGGCGGCCAGCGGGAGTTCGAAACCGATGGCGCCTACCTGCAAGGCTGGTACGGCATTGCGCCGCGCTGGCAACTGGGCTTGCGATACGATGTTTTGGGCATCACCAACGAGGTCAGCGGTGCCGGCGGGGCGGAAAACTTCGACTCGTCCGATCGTTGGACCGTGGGCCTGACCTATCGGCCCAGCGAGTTCTCGCTGCTTCGGCTACAGGCTGCCACCGCGGATGTGGTCACGGGAGAAGACGGCGATAGCGAAAGCTTCGACTACCTCTACTTGCAGTACATCGTGAGCCTGGGCGCCCACGGTGCGCATAAATTCTAGGGGGCGAAGACCATGCGTATCGTAAAACTGCTCGCAGTGTTTTATGTGCTTGTGGCGTGCTTGCCCATTCCCGGCTATGCCCAAGGCACGCTGAATGTGGTGGCCACCAGCTCCAGCACGGGGATGTTGGTCCGTGAAATCGCCGGGGAGCACGCGGCGTTGACGATTCTGGCGCCGCCGGATCGGGATCTTCACACCATTCAGGCCAGACCGAGTATGATTCGTGCTCTGCGTGGGGCCGATTTGCTCTTGGCCACCGGGGCGGATCTGGAGGTGGGTTGGCTACCGGTGGCGATCCGCCAGTCGGCCAACCCCAAAATTTTGCCGGGCAAACCGGGCTACTTCGAGTCGGCGGCGCAAGTGGAGTTGTTGGAAAAGAACCGCCCGGCCGATCGAAGCCTGGGAGATGTGCATCCGGTGGGTAACCCCCACATTTCCATGGACCCCATACGCATGGCACGCGTCGCGGTGGCGCTGGCAGAGCGCTTGGCGGAGTTGCACCCTGCCGCTGCGGAGACATTTCTCACCCGGGCCAAGGCTTTCCAGGCACGTGCCGA encodes:
- a CDS encoding porin, whose protein sequence is MLSFVAHAEEASQTDQLKQEIEQLRVDYEQRLQDLEQRLEAAEQAPVESSNELERSAAASRSTLGTVSSGSAFNPQMSLILDGNYYHDNAENNGAETLAEAFVAGRGHGHDDHDGGHMHGGAENGFNLREAELWLSATVDPYFDAQATLAIEEGGEVELEEAFLETRFLPAGFKIKAGKFFSDIGYVNRQHPHEWDFVDQNLAYQNLLGGNLTDTGIQLTWLPDWPVYSLFGIEAFQGDQAQFGALVEDEEEREELSLADEDDGPRLFTGFVKIAPDLGYSHALQLGLSVAHARQSQLIGEIDEEEAGLEGDETLWGFDAVYKYDSPASYGAGDFVVQGEYLFSHKDLDVTAFDPNPSLVGGQREFETDGAYLQGWYGIAPRWQLGLRYDVLGITNEVSGAGGAENFDSSDRWTVGLTYRPSEFSLLRLQAATADVVTGEDGDSESFDYLYLQYIVSLGAHGAHKF
- a CDS encoding zinc ABC transporter substrate-binding protein translates to MRIVKLLAVFYVLVACLPIPGYAQGTLNVVATSSSTGMLVREIAGEHAALTILAPPDRDLHTIQARPSMIRALRGADLLLATGADLEVGWLPVAIRQSANPKILPGKPGYFESAAQVELLEKNRPADRSLGDVHPVGNPHISMDPIRMARVAVALAERLAELHPAAAETFLTRAKAFQARAERRVAAWQQQLQGDEGVVTYHKDVIYLLDRLEVPLLGTIESTPGVPPTAMEIRTLTGELKGRTGVVLATTYQPAGPSKMVARELGWSVKRLPLEPPLKADGEAYLGHLDQWVAAITQAGS